The following DNA comes from Egibacteraceae bacterium.
GTCGGTGACGTCGGCGCCGAGTGCGGCGTCCGCGGTGAAGAGCCCGAGGTCGGTGTAGCTGCGCGCGTTCCGCTGGTGGTAGTTGCCCGTGCCGAGGTGGACGTAGCGGCGGATCCCGTCGGCGTCCCTGCGCACGACGAGCGTCGTCTTCGCGTGGGTCTTGAGGCCCACGAGGCCGTAGACGACGTGCACCCCGGCCTTCTCGAGGGCCCGCGCCCAGCCGATGTTCACCGCTTCGTCGAACCGGGCCTTCAGCTCGACGAGGGCGACGACCTGCTTGCCGCGCTCGGCGGCGCGGATCAGGGCCTGCACGATCGGGGAGTCCCCCGACGTGCGGTACAGCGTCTGCTTGATGGCGAGCACGTCGGGGTCTTCGGAGGCGGCGGCGACGAAGCGCTCGACGGTGTTCGTGAAGCTCTCGTACGGGTGGTGCACGAGGAGGTCGCCGCGGCGGATCTCGGCGAAGAGCGCGGCGCTCGAACGCTGCGGGGCTGCAGCCAGGCGGGGCGGGGTGACGGGCGGCCAGGGCTCGTAGCGCAGGTCCGGCCGGTCGAGGCGCGCCAGGGGCGCGAGGTCGCCGGGGGCGAGCAGTCCGGTGACGTGGTAGGTGTCGACGTCGTCGAGGTCCAGCTCGTCCTGGAGCAGCCGCAGGACACGGTGGGGCATGTCGGCGGCGACCTCGAGCCGCACCGCGGCACCGCGGCGGCGCTTGCGCAGCTCCGCCTCCACCGCCATGAGGAGGTCCTCGGCCTCCTCCTCCTCGATCTCGAGGTCGGCGTTGCGGGTCACGCGGAACGCGAAGGATTCGAGCACCTCCATGCCGGGGAACAGCCGGGGCAGGTGGGCGGCGATGACGTCCTCGAGGGGTACGTACCCCGTCTCGCCGATCAGCGGCACGAGGCGGGGGAGCACGCCGGGGACCTTCAGACGAGCGAAGTGGCGCTCGCCGGTGGCGACGTCGCGCACGGTCACCGCGAGCGACAGGCTGAGGTTCGAGATGTAGGGGAACGGGTGACCCGGGTCGACGGCGAGCGGCGTGAGGACGGGGAAGACCTCCTCCTCGAAGTAGGCGTCCACGGCCGAGCGCTGCGCCGCGCCGAGGTCGGTCATCGACCGCAGCGCCACGCCGCGGCGCTGGAGGGCGGGGAGCAGCTCGTCGTGGAGGCAGGCCGCCGCGGCGGTGATCGTCGGGGTGACCTGCTCGGCGATGCGGGCGAGCTGCCCGGCGGGGGACTGCCCGTCGGCGGTGCGGGCGGTGACGTGGGCGACTACCTGCCGCTTGAGGCCGGCGACCCGCACCATGAAGAACTCGTCGAGGTTGCGCGCGAAGATCGACAGGAAGCGAACCCGCTCGAGCAGCGGCACGTCCGTGCGCATCGCGGTGCTCAGCACCCGGCTGTTGAACTCCAGCCAGGACAGCTCACGGTTGAGGTAGAGGGCCGGGTCGTCGAGGTCGGGCGGCGCCGGCCCGCCGGTCAACCCGTCGAGGTCGACGGCGGCGTCGGTGTCGGTACCGGAGCTGCCCATGGGGGGCCATCCTATCGACGGCGCGCCGGCGGGCGGCAGTTCGGCTCCTCGCGGGCCGGAGGGTCGTGGCCCGCCCCTGGAACCCATGCCCGGGGGAGCGCATCATGAGGCACTGCCTGAGCCTGTGCGCGAGGAGGCCGCCATGCGGGTGGAGTCGTCGGTGCTCTCTGTTTCATGGATCCCCTCGGAGATGCTCCCGGGACTCGCCGCGCTGCCCTTCGACCGGGGCTTGCTGCACTACGACGAGCCACCTCCTGAACGCATCATCGACCTCGAGGCGCTGCGCGCCGGGGACCGGTTCCGGTTCGCCAACGAGCTCACCGGGTGGATCACGGTCGAGGACGGGCGGATCACCGGTTATGGGCAGGGGGGCCGCGGCCACATCGGCGTGACCCGCGTGCGGTTGGCCGGCCGCGAGCTGTCCTTCGCCGCCGTCGGCTTCCCGGAGCTGCGGCCCGACCCCGTCGTGGGGGAGGACCGGGTCGTGCTCACGCAGACGTACGGCGGTCGGACCGGCGTGCCCGCGCCGCGGCCGGTTCCCCTCAAGCCGTTCGTGCAGTGGGCGGCGCCGACGGTCTGGACGACGCTGACGCTCACGCTGCACGCGGACGGTCACGCCGAAGGCAAGCTCGCGGGGGCGAGCAGCATGCCGCGTCACTGGCTCTACGACCACGAACGCCGGCTCGTGGCCAAGACCAGCGTGGTGGACATGACCACCTGGGCGCGCACGTCGTTCGGCGGGCACACCCCCTGGGGAGCGCACGACTCGCCCGCCCTCGTGAGCGTTGCCGAGTCGGCGCTCGAGCGCCAGCTTGCGCACACGATCATGCGGGGCGGCGAGCGCCCCGAGGTGCGGCGGCTCCCGGAGGGCATGGTTGTCGTGCGCCAAGGCCATCCGGGTCGTGAGCGCTACCTGCTCCTCGACGGGATCCTCACCGTCGAGGTGGACGGC
Coding sequences within:
- the ppk1 gene encoding polyphosphate kinase 1; protein product: MGSSGTDTDAAVDLDGLTGGPAPPDLDDPALYLNRELSWLEFNSRVLSTAMRTDVPLLERVRFLSIFARNLDEFFMVRVAGLKRQVVAHVTARTADGQSPAGQLARIAEQVTPTITAAAACLHDELLPALQRRGVALRSMTDLGAAQRSAVDAYFEEEVFPVLTPLAVDPGHPFPYISNLSLSLAVTVRDVATGERHFARLKVPGVLPRLVPLIGETGYVPLEDVIAAHLPRLFPGMEVLESFAFRVTRNADLEIEEEEAEDLLMAVEAELRKRRRGAAVRLEVAADMPHRVLRLLQDELDLDDVDTYHVTGLLAPGDLAPLARLDRPDLRYEPWPPVTPPRLAAAPQRSSAALFAEIRRGDLLVHHPYESFTNTVERFVAAASEDPDVLAIKQTLYRTSGDSPIVQALIRAAERGKQVVALVELKARFDEAVNIGWARALEKAGVHVVYGLVGLKTHAKTTLVVRRDADGIRRYVHLGTGNYHQRNARSYTDLGLFTADAALGADVTDLFNYLTGYARQDAYRELLVAPASLRGQLIALIHHQIDVATPERPGLIRAKLNALVDPTLIAELYRASQAGVRIDLVVRGICGLRPGIPGVSETVRVRSVVGRLLEHSRILQFGEDGLWIGSPDWMPRNLDRRVEALAPVCDPALRGELVEILDVMLADTVQAWKLHADGSWERVRPDGAAPFDAQAHLARRARERAEAGKARG
- a CDS encoding cyclic nucleotide-binding domain-containing protein, whose protein sequence is MRVESSVLSVSWIPSEMLPGLAALPFDRGLLHYDEPPPERIIDLEALRAGDRFRFANELTGWITVEDGRITGYGQGGRGHIGVTRVRLAGRELSFAAVGFPELRPDPVVGEDRVVLTQTYGGRTGVPAPRPVPLKPFVQWAAPTVWTTLTLTLHADGHAEGKLAGASSMPRHWLYDHERRLVAKTSVVDMTTWARTSFGGHTPWGAHDSPALVSVAESALERQLAHTIMRGGERPEVRRLPEGMVVVRQGHPGRERYLLLDGILTVEVDGETVAEVGPGAVVGERALLEGGIRTATLRTATPCRIAVASEDRIDRQALAELSSHHRREEQPDPPAPPAP